The genomic DNA CCAATTCTCCAAATGGGTCAGTTTCTCCTGGTCACAATCCAGGTCGATATGCACGATCGCCTTGCCCTGACTCTGCAAGATGATTTGACCGATCGCATCGTTAAAACCGAAGCGAAGGGGGTTTTAATCGACATTTCTGCGCTGGAGATTGTTGATTCGTTTATCGGGCGAATTCTCAGCAACATTGCGACCATGTCCCGTATTCTGGATGCCGAAACGGTAGTTGTGGGTATGCAGCCTGCGGTGGCGATTACGCTGGTAGAACTGGGGCTATCCCTACCGGGTGTGCGAACGGCGCTCAACATAGAACGGGGAATGGCATTGCTGCAAGCTTCGCTGGGACGATCTGCGCCAGGACAGTCTGTAGAGGGACAGTCTGTAGAGGGACAGGCGTCACGGGGACAGTCTGCGGGGGAGAAAGGCAACCATGCCCGATCGTGAAGTCCTGCTGCTCAGAGACTCTGCGGATATTGTGCTGGTGCGCCAGAAGGCGCGTGCGTTTGCTGTGCAGCTCGGCTTTAGTCTGGTAGAACAAACCAAAATCGTGACTGCTGTGAGTGAACTGGCTCGCAACACGGTCGATTATGGCGGCGGTGGTTCTGTCACTCTGGAAGTGCTGATGTCTTCTCGAATCGGACTGCGGTTTGTGTTTGAAGATCAGGGACCGGGGATTGTGGATATTAATCTGGCGCTCCAGGATGGCTATACAACGGGGAAGGGCTTGGGGCTGGGGCTGAGCGGCGCGAAACGGCTAATGCACGATTTTGACATTGCTTCGGAGCCAGGAAAGGGAACCAGAGTGGAAATCACCCGCTGGCGATAGCAGTTGGGTCTGGCGCAGATGTCCGGACAATCATCAGGAATAAGCTTAGAAATAGGCTTAGAAATAGGCAATAGGAAATCGACATGACTGCATTGAACCGCACCTGCATTGTATTGCCGATCGTCGAGTCCAGTCAGGTTGGAGATGCCCGACGGCAGGCAGTGGTAATGGCAGGTCGGCTCGGATTTGGGGAGACGGCTCAGGGGCGGGTAGCAATCGTCCTGACGGAACTGGCGCAAAATCTGGTGAAACACGCTCAGGACGGGGAGCTGGTTTTGCAGCCGGTTGAGTGGGGCGGGGAAGTCGGGATTGAAGTCCTGGCGATCGACAAAGGACCCGGAATCCGCAATGTGGCGCAATGCTTGCAGGACGGCTACTCAACCGTTGGCACCGCTGGCACGGGTCTGGGCGCAATTCAGCGGCAGTCCGCTCAGTTTGAACTTTATACGCTTCCGGGCGTTGGCACTGCTCTCATGGTCAGACTGATGCCCACCCTCAGCAGCCCACTGGAGCAAAATTGGCTCATGGTCAGCGGTATCAATCGCGCTAAAGCGGGCGAAGTCGTTTCTGGCGATACCTGGGCAGTCCTCCATCAGCCTGATTATGCCCACCTGGGCAAACCGTCCCCCCGCACGCTGATCCTGGTGGGCGATGGATTGGGATCGGGCTTAGCCGCCGCCGAAGCATCCCAGGCAGCCGTTCGGGTGATGCAGGACAATGACCATCTCAGCCCCAAAGCGATTCTACAGCTTGCCCATCCCGTCCTTCGCAATACCAGGGGAGCGGCTGTCTCGATCGCAGCTATCTACCCAGAGGCGGGTTTTCTCCAGTACGCCGGAGTTGGTAACGTCAGTGGTGCAATCGTTACTGATGGCAAAAGTCGCAGCCTTGTTTCCTATAACGGCACGATCGGACTTCAGTTTCGCAAAGTTGAAGAATTCACCTATGAATGGTCGCCCGGCTCTATCCTGATCCTCTCCACCGACGGACTCTCCAACCAGTGGTCGCTGTCCTCCTACCCTGGACTCGCCGCCCGCCACCCCACCCTGATCGCTGCTACCCTCTACCGCGACTTCCGCCGATCGCGAGACGACGTTACCATCCTCGCCGCCAAATCCCCACTCTCTGACGATCGAACGCCCCCGATCGGCGGGCAAGATGCCCACCCCACAGGAATTTAACCCCCATCCCCAATGCCCCCCACCTTCCCCCTCCTCACCGTCGAAGTTCGCTTTGAACAAGATCTAGTCCTCGCCCGCCAGCGTGCCCGCCAGATTGCGAATTTGCTGGGGTTCGATGCTCAGGAGCAGACGCGAATTGCCACTGCCGTTTCAGAAGTGGTACGCAACGGGGTTAAGGTGGCAGGCAGCAGCAGGGTTGAGTTTTCAGTCGGCGGGTCGCCCCAGGCATTTCAAGCGGCGATCATCCTGGCAGTTCAGCGGGACAATTACTCTCCCAGTAACAGAAACACGAACGAAAACAGTGACGGAAACCGCAGCGGTAACAGCAGTAGGAGCAGTAATGGAAACAGTAACGGAAACCGGGGTGACAGCAGCGATGAAAAAAACGCCGGGAACAGCCTCAGTGAAGCCCAGTTTACTGAAGCACAAAGCAGTGAAGCCCATTCCGAGGGAATAATGGCAGCCCAGCGGCTTGTGGATGAGGTACAGATCAAAACTCATCGGGGGCGATCGATCGTCGTTCTCCTGAAGCAGCTTCCGCGACAGTTACCGAGCGTGACTCGCGCCCAGCTAATTCAGATTGGGGACGAGCTGGCAAGGCAGAGTTCTCAAGATCCCTACATTGAAATCCAGCAGCAAAATCAGGAACTTCTGCGAACCCTGGAGGCTTTACAGCAGCGGCAGGAGGAACTGGCTCAGCTGAATCAGGAATTGGAGGATACCAATCGCGGCGTGCTGGCTCTTTATGCAGAACTGAACGAAAAAGCCGAATCGCTTCAGAAAGCCAGTGAACTGAAAACCCGCTTTTTGTCCAATATTAGCCACGAGTTTCGCACCCCCCTCTATGCAGTGCTAAGCCTGTCGAAAATGCTGCTAAGCCATATGGATGGCGACCTGACTGAGGAGCAGGAAAAGCAGGTGACGCTGATTCGCAAATCGGCAGAGTCGCTGGCAGATCTGGTAAACGATCTGCTCGATCTGGCAAAGGTTGAGTCGGGGAAAGTGGATCTGCGAATTGTCACGGTTGAGGTACAGGAGGTCTTTAGCGCCCTGCGCGGCATGATGCGTCCGCTGTTGGGTCACAATTCAGCAGTGTCGCTGGTGTTTGAAGATGCTGCCCCTTTACCCAAGCTGCAAACCGATGAGGGGAAGCTGTCCCAAATTCTGCGAAACCTGATCTCCAATGCCCTGAAATACACGGAGCAGGGTGAGGTGCGGGTTACGGCTCGGTTAGCCAGATCAGAAATGGTCGTCGCAGGAATGCCGGATGATTTTTCCAGACGCGAGTTCCTCCAGGCTTTTCCCCAGGAGGCGACCCGCCTTTGTCAGCAGCACGAAGCGATCGTTTTCACGGTGGCAGATACGGGCATTGGCATCGACCCAGCAGATCAGCAGCGCATCTTTGAGGAGTTTGTGCAGGTCGAAAATCCGCTTCAGCAGCGGGTTAAGGGAACGGGGTTAGGACTACCCCTGTGCAAACGGCTGGCGGAACTGCTGGGCGGCAGAATAGACCTGGATAGCGCTCCTGGTCAGGGATCGCGATTTTCGGTGACGCTGCCTCTCCTGTTAGCCCAGCCGCTGGCAGAAGCTGGAGCCACCCTCGCCCCCAATTCTGGAACCGCAGCCGATGCTGGAGCAGCCGGATTCTCCCTGCCTAGAATTCTGCTGATTGATGATGATGAGGTCTTCCGCTACACGATGCGCCGCTATTTAGGACAATCCTGTCAGCTGATGGAAGCGGCGGATGGGCAAACGGGACTGTCACTGGCGCAAACCGCACAGCCCCAGGTGATTTTGCTGGATTTGATCATGCCGGAAGTAACCGGATTTGATGTCCTTCGATCGCTTCAGCAGAATTCGGTGACACGATCGATTCCGGTGATTATCATGACCTCTAAATTGCTGACCCAGCCCGAACAGCAGGAACTTCAGTCGGCAGCGGCAATTCTCGCCAAGCTAGACGGCAGCAGAATCGATCGTCTTTCCGCAGGGAAGGCAAACCGCTCTGGGTCTGTCCAGCCCTCTCCACCGGGAAGCGATCGATCGTCTGAACCATTGCAGGGTGTTTCGTCTGAGCTAAAGACCGTGCTTCAGCAGCTAGGGCTGGATCTCAACCCTCTCTCCTGAGTCAGCGGGTGCGTGCCCCGAGGCATGACCGGCAAAAGGAGTTGGGGGACAAATGCTTTGTAGGTTGCCTGCCTGAAGTCTGCTGACCCAATACAGAAGGATTTTCGGCGTTGCTGAATTAAGGGATGAATGGTGCAAATCGAAGTCCTGCACGCCCCCTAAATCCCCCAAGGTTGGGGAACTTTAGAAATCGGCAGAATTGCCTGCCGCTATGGAAATGCTGGCATTTGTTTGGTTTTCCCCAGAATTGGGGGGTTAGGGGGGCGATTCATACGCCTATTCAGCAACGCCGGATTTTCTAGTTATTGCAAATTTCTACATTCTTCTTGAAATCTCTCAAAAGCAAGACGGGTCTGCGGCACAATAAAGGAGTTTCAAGAGGCGAATATGGGGCGAGAGCGCCATTGCAAGCAGATCTGCTGTTTCGAGAGGTTCGAGATAGGTAAAGCACGCAATGCAAAACGATGCTGCGATCGCTGATCATCAGCGGCTCCTCACCGTTCTAACCGTGGACGACAACGAAGCAACCCGCTATATGGTTGCCCGGATGTTGCGTCAGGCGGGTTTTGAAGTCAAGGAAGCTGCGACGGGGGAGGAAGCGCTGCGTCTGGCTGCCGAACAGCCTGACCTGATTTTGCTCGATGTGAAGCTGCCCGATATCAGCGGTTTAGAGGTCTGTCGCCGCATCAAAAACAACCCGATAACGGCAGGAATTCCAGTTCTACATCTGTCGGCAAACTTTGTTAGCCCAGCATCCAAAGCAGAAGGGCTGGAAGGGGGGGCAGATGGCTATCTAACTCAGCCGATCGAACCGATGGAGCTGGTCGCGGCAGTTCGGGCTTTCCTGCGAAACTATCTGCAAAAGCAAACCCTGCATCAGGCGCAGATGGAACTGGAGGCAAAGGTTCAGGAACGCACGGCAGAAATTGCCGCCATGAACCAGCGACTTCAAGCCGAAATTGCTGAGCGACGCCAGACCGAGGCTGCCCTGCAAGACAGCGAATCTCGCTTTCGCGCTATTTTTGACCAGACGTTCCAGTTTGTTGGGCTGCTGAAGCCAGATGGAACCTTGCTGGAAGCCAATCAAACTGCCATGGATTTTGGTGGCATTAGCCGCGAACAGGTGATCGATCGTCCTTTCTGGGAAGCCTTCTGGTGGTGCCACTCTGCCGCAGCCCAAACGCAACTTCAGCGGGCGATCCAGGAAGCTGCCGCCGGGAGATTTATTCGCTACAAGGTTGAAGTCCAGGGCAACAACGGGGTTCGGGCAACGATCGACTTTTCCCTCAAGCCACTGCGCGACCAATTCGGGCAAACGGCGATGCTGATTGCTGAAGGACGAGACATCACCGAACTGGAACGGGCACAGGCGGCACTGCAAGCTGCCCATGCCGAGCTTGAGAAACGAGTCGAAGCCCGGACTGCGGAACTGCTTCAGGCAAATCAGTCGCTTCAGCAGGAAATCCACGATCGCCAGCAGGCGCAAGCTGCCCTGCAAGACAGCGAGAATCGGCTGCGGAGTTTTGTGGAAGCCAATGTGATTGGCATTCTGTTTGGCACGGTCACAGGCGAGATCCTGGAAACCAACGACAAGTTCCTCGACATGATTGGCTACAGCCGCGAGGAGATGGAAGCCGGTTGGATTGGGTGGAAGGAAATCACGCCGCCGGAATTTTTGCCCCTGGACGAAATGGGCATTGCGGAAGCAAAGGCAACGGGAACCTGCACTCCCTACGAAAAGGAATATATTCGCAAAGACGGTAGCCGGATTCCTGTTCTGATCGGCTACGTGCTGTTGGGGCAGGAACGTCATCACTCCGTTGTCTTTATTCTGGACATTACCGAGCGCAAGCAGGTTGAACGAGATCGGCAGCAGCTTTTAGAGCAGGAGCAAACCGCCCGCCTCAAAGCAGAGGAACTGAACCGCCTCAAGGATGAATTTATTGCCACCGTCTCCCACGAACTGCGAACTCCCCTGAACGCCATTCTGGGCTGGTCGCGGCTATTGCAGTCCCGCCGTCTGGAGGAGGCAACGGTCAACCGGGCACTGGAAACGATCGAGCGCAACGCCAGAGTGCAGGCGCAGCTCGTTGAGGATTTGCTGGAAGTCTCCCGGCTGATTCGCGGCAAGATCAAGCTCCACGTCCGATCGGTCAATCTGGCAGAGGTGATTCGTGCCGCCCTCAACACGGTCATGCTTGCCGCAGAAGCCAAGCGTATTCGCCTGGAACTGAGTTGCCCCATCGAAGTCTCGATCGCCGGTGATAGCGATCGCCTCCAGCAGGTTGTCTGGAATCTGTTGTCCAACGCCATTAAATTTACGCCGGAGGGGGGCAGGGTGCAGGTGCGGCTGGAGCAGGTCAGTAGAGAGGTGGGCAGTGGGGAGTGGGCAGTGGGGAGTAGAGAGGCACAGGGAAGCAATGGAGCCGGCAAGCAACCAAGTTCTCTAGCCCATGAAAGCAACGATTTTCCCTCATCCCCCGACTACTCTCCTACTCCCTCACTCCCTACTCCCTACTCTCCCACTCCCTTACCTACTCCCTCACTCCCTACTCCCTACTCTCCCTCCTTCGCCCAAATTGCCATCACCGATACCGGACAGGGCATCGACCCGGAATTTTTGCCCCATGTGTTCGATCGCTTCCGGCAGGCGGACGGTTCCACGACTCGCGTTCAGGGAGGGCTGGGGCTGGGGCTGGCGATCGTGCGGCAGTTGGTAGAACTACATGGCGGCGCGGTTTTGGTGAATAGTGCAGGCAGGAATCAGGGCACCACGTTTACGGTGAGACTGCCTCTGACGAGTGGGGTTAATTCTGCAAACGGCTCTGCTTCCAATGGCAAGGTAGCGCCCGATCCCTCGTCCCTGAATCGATCGCCGATGGCTGCGGAATTTCCCTGTCTGTCTGGGGTGCAGGTGCTGGCGGTGGATGATGAGCCTGATGCCAGGGAGTTTGTGAGTGAGGTTTTAAGCCAGTGCGGTGCGGTCGTAACCGTTGCGAGTTCTACGCAAGAGGCGCTGACACTGCTGGAACACGGCAGCTATGATATTTTGCTCAGCGATATTGGAATGCCCGGCTCCGACGGCTATGCGCTAATACAGCATATTCGATCGAACCCTTCTACCCATTTCTGCCGGATTCCAGCGATCGCCCTGACTGCCTATGCACGGGTAGAGGATCGGGTTCGGGCACTCAATGCCGGATTTCAGAATCATGTGCCAAAACCCGTAGAGCCGATCGAACTGGCAGCAGTGGTGGCAAACCTGATGGGCGTTCAATCCCCAATCTGCCCAGCGAAACTTCCTTCCTGATTTAGCTTTAATTCAGCTCTGATTCAGCCCTGACTCAGCATTGTCCCGATCGCTTGTAAAAGCTTTTCCAGGGCGATCGGTTTGGCAAGGTGTGTCTGGAATCCGGAGGCGATTGCCCGTTGCTGATCCGATTGGCTGGCATAGGCAGTTAGCGCAATGGCAGGAAGGTTGCCGCCCTGGTTGGCGGGTCTGGCGCGAATCTGGCGCATCAGCTGATAGCCGTCCATTTCTGGCATCCCAATATCGCTGATTAGCAAATCAAAGCTGGATTGTTCCAGGGCAGCCATTGCCGCCGCCGCGGATTCGACCGACGTGACGTGAAACTGCTGCTGTTCAAGCAAGTAGGCGATCGACGCCAGGGTGTCTGCATCATCTTCTACCAGCAAAACACGCAAGCCCCGCAGGCTACGAATCGGCTGTCCCTCTACTTCCGGATTGGCTTCAGACTCCGCCCTAGTCAGCAGCGGCAAGAACACCGAGAAAGTTGCGCCCTGCCCTTCTCCCGCACTTTCCACCGTCACCCTACCGCCGTGCGCCTCCACCAGCTGTTTGACGATCGCCAACCCCAAGCCTAAACCGCCAAATTGTCGGGTCGTAGAGCTATCCTGCTGCCGAAAATGCTCGAACACGTGGGGCAAAAATGCTGACGTGATGCCCTTTCCGGTGTCGATGACCTGGATTTTGATGAAGGGAATGGGGCAGGTTTTGCCT from Leptolyngbya ohadii IS1 includes the following:
- a CDS encoding STAS domain-containing protein, translating into MGQFLLVTIQVDMHDRLALTLQDDLTDRIVKTEAKGVLIDISALEIVDSFIGRILSNIATMSRILDAETVVVGMQPAVAITLVELGLSLPGVRTALNIERGMALLQASLGRSAPGQSVEGQSVEGQASRGQSAGEKGNHARS
- a CDS encoding anti-sigma regulatory factor, with amino-acid sequence MPDREVLLLRDSADIVLVRQKARAFAVQLGFSLVEQTKIVTAVSELARNTVDYGGGGSVTLEVLMSSRIGLRFVFEDQGPGIVDINLALQDGYTTGKGLGLGLSGAKRLMHDFDIASEPGKGTRVEITRWR
- a CDS encoding ATP-binding SpoIIE family protein phosphatase, coding for MTALNRTCIVLPIVESSQVGDARRQAVVMAGRLGFGETAQGRVAIVLTELAQNLVKHAQDGELVLQPVEWGGEVGIEVLAIDKGPGIRNVAQCLQDGYSTVGTAGTGLGAIQRQSAQFELYTLPGVGTALMVRLMPTLSSPLEQNWLMVSGINRAKAGEVVSGDTWAVLHQPDYAHLGKPSPRTLILVGDGLGSGLAAAEASQAAVRVMQDNDHLSPKAILQLAHPVLRNTRGAAVSIAAIYPEAGFLQYAGVGNVSGAIVTDGKSRSLVSYNGTIGLQFRKVEEFTYEWSPGSILILSTDGLSNQWSLSSYPGLAARHPTLIAATLYRDFRRSRDDVTILAAKSPLSDDRTPPIGGQDAHPTGI
- a CDS encoding ATP-binding protein, whose translation is MPPTFPLLTVEVRFEQDLVLARQRARQIANLLGFDAQEQTRIATAVSEVVRNGVKVAGSSRVEFSVGGSPQAFQAAIILAVQRDNYSPSNRNTNENSDGNRSGNSSRSSNGNSNGNRGDSSDEKNAGNSLSEAQFTEAQSSEAHSEGIMAAQRLVDEVQIKTHRGRSIVVLLKQLPRQLPSVTRAQLIQIGDELARQSSQDPYIEIQQQNQELLRTLEALQQRQEELAQLNQELEDTNRGVLALYAELNEKAESLQKASELKTRFLSNISHEFRTPLYAVLSLSKMLLSHMDGDLTEEQEKQVTLIRKSAESLADLVNDLLDLAKVESGKVDLRIVTVEVQEVFSALRGMMRPLLGHNSAVSLVFEDAAPLPKLQTDEGKLSQILRNLISNALKYTEQGEVRVTARLARSEMVVAGMPDDFSRREFLQAFPQEATRLCQQHEAIVFTVADTGIGIDPADQQRIFEEFVQVENPLQQRVKGTGLGLPLCKRLAELLGGRIDLDSAPGQGSRFSVTLPLLLAQPLAEAGATLAPNSGTAADAGAAGFSLPRILLIDDDEVFRYTMRRYLGQSCQLMEAADGQTGLSLAQTAQPQVILLDLIMPEVTGFDVLRSLQQNSVTRSIPVIIMTSKLLTQPEQQELQSAAAILAKLDGSRIDRLSAGKANRSGSVQPSPPGSDRSSEPLQGVSSELKTVLQQLGLDLNPLS
- a CDS encoding hybrid sensor histidine kinase/response regulator encodes the protein MQNDAAIADHQRLLTVLTVDDNEATRYMVARMLRQAGFEVKEAATGEEALRLAAEQPDLILLDVKLPDISGLEVCRRIKNNPITAGIPVLHLSANFVSPASKAEGLEGGADGYLTQPIEPMELVAAVRAFLRNYLQKQTLHQAQMELEAKVQERTAEIAAMNQRLQAEIAERRQTEAALQDSESRFRAIFDQTFQFVGLLKPDGTLLEANQTAMDFGGISREQVIDRPFWEAFWWCHSAAAQTQLQRAIQEAAAGRFIRYKVEVQGNNGVRATIDFSLKPLRDQFGQTAMLIAEGRDITELERAQAALQAAHAELEKRVEARTAELLQANQSLQQEIHDRQQAQAALQDSENRLRSFVEANVIGILFGTVTGEILETNDKFLDMIGYSREEMEAGWIGWKEITPPEFLPLDEMGIAEAKATGTCTPYEKEYIRKDGSRIPVLIGYVLLGQERHHSVVFILDITERKQVERDRQQLLEQEQTARLKAEELNRLKDEFIATVSHELRTPLNAILGWSRLLQSRRLEEATVNRALETIERNARVQAQLVEDLLEVSRLIRGKIKLHVRSVNLAEVIRAALNTVMLAAEAKRIRLELSCPIEVSIAGDSDRLQQVVWNLLSNAIKFTPEGGRVQVRLEQVSREVGSGEWAVGSREAQGSNGAGKQPSSLAHESNDFPSSPDYSPTPSLPTPYSPTPLPTPSLPTPYSPSFAQIAITDTGQGIDPEFLPHVFDRFRQADGSTTRVQGGLGLGLAIVRQLVELHGGAVLVNSAGRNQGTTFTVRLPLTSGVNSANGSASNGKVAPDPSSLNRSPMAAEFPCLSGVQVLAVDDEPDAREFVSEVLSQCGAVVTVASSTQEALTLLEHGSYDILLSDIGMPGSDGYALIQHIRSNPSTHFCRIPAIALTAYARVEDRVRALNAGFQNHVPKPVEPIELAAVVANLMGVQSPICPAKLPS